A DNA window from Salvelinus sp. IW2-2015 linkage group LG4q.1:29, ASM291031v2, whole genome shotgun sequence contains the following coding sequences:
- the aqp3b gene encoding aquaporin-3b produces the protein MGKQKALMDKLARTFQIRHMLLRQALAECLGTLILVMFGCGAVAQLVLSGGSHGMFLTVNFAFGFAATLGILVSGQISGGHLNPTVTFALCLLGREPWRKFPVFFLFQTIGAFLGAGIIFGMYFDALWDYGQGTLIVVGENATAGIFATYPSKHLTLVNGFFDQIIGTAALIVCILAIVDPYNNPIPRGLEAFTVGFVVLVIGLSMGFNSGYAVNPARDLGPRIFTALAGWGGEVFTANAYWFFVPIFAPFIGAVLGVMVYQLMVGYHVEGEAREKKEEEEKEEQDERLKLCSLTIKDSA, from the exons ATGGGAAAACAGAAGGCGCTTATGGACAAGCTCGCAAGGACCTTTCAGATCCGTCACATGCTGCTACGCCAGGCTCTGGCAGAGTGCCTGGGAACCCTGATACTGGTG ATGTTTGGCTGTGGTGCAGTGGCCCAGCTGGTGCTAAGTGGTGGCTCCCATGGAATGTTCCTCACCGTCAACTTTGCCTTTGGCTTCGCAGCTACACTGGGCATCCTGGTCAGCGGACAGATCTCAG GAGGCCACCTGAACCCAACGGTGACCTTCGCCCTCTGTCTATTGGGGAGAGAACCTTGGAGGAAATTCCCTGTGTTTTTCTTGTTCCAGACTATAGGGGCCTTCCTGGGAGCTGGGATCATATTTGGCATGTATTTTG ATGCGTTGTGGGACTACGGCCAAGGAACACTGATCGTTGTGGGGGAGAATGCCACTGCTGGGATCTTTGCCACATATCCCTCCAAACATCTCACTCTGGTTAATGGATTCTTTGACCAG ATTATAGGCACAGCAGCTCTGATCGTGTGTATCCTGGCCATTGTGGACCCCTACAACAACCCCATCCCCCGGGGCCTGGAGGCCTTCACAGTGGGGTTCGTGGTGCTGGTCATCGGCCTGTCAATGGGCTTCAACTCAGGCTACGCTGTCAACCCTGCCAGGGACCTGGGCCCACGCATCTTTACTGCCCTGGCTGGCTGGGGTGGTGAGGTCTTCAC GGCTAATGCCTACTGGTTCTTTGTGCCAATCTTTGCCCCCTTCATTGGTGCAGTGTTGGGGGTGATGGTGTACCAGCTGATGGTGGGGTACCATGTGGAGGGAGAAGCAcgggagaagaaggaagaggaggagaaggaggagcaaGATGAAAGGCTCAAACTGTGCAGCCTAACTATCAAGGACAGTGCATGA